Within Synechococcus sp. NB0720_010, the genomic segment GCGCTCCGCCTGGGGCCATCCGCCGTCGCTGGAGAGGGTCAGCTCGGTCAGGCTGCCGAGCCGCTCTTGCGCCTCCTCGAGGAGGTCAGCGGCGAGGAAGTCACTCCAAACGGGTTCCCAGGTGCGCAGGGCCTGCTCCGCCAGGCCGATGAGCGCCCCCATGGCCTCGGGGTTGCTACAGCCCTGCAGCAGTTGATCACGGGGCAGCATCGGCGCGCTCCTAGTTGTCGCCGAGCCGCACCACGCTCTGGGGATTGGCCTCCTTGAGCCGGGTCCAGGGCACCTCGACGCCGGTGGCGGTTTCCAGCAGTAGCAGCCAGTTGCCCTCCTCGAGGCGATTGCGCAGGGCGCGGATGCGGTCGTCGCTGTCGGAGCTCACGCTGGCCGCCGCGGCGTAGCTCCCCATCAGGCCTGAGCCCAAACCCAGCAGGCCGCCGATCAGATGGGAGCCCACCTCTCCGGCAAAGGCAAAGGTGTCGAGGTCCGTCATGAAGGTGAAGGTCACGCCGGCGAAGAAACCAAAGGGCATCAGCCAGGTGGCCATCCCTTTTTGGCGCCGTTTGCGGGCGATCGAGGGGTTCAGCTCATCCACCTCGGCCATGGCGGTTTCTCCAGTCCCCACGGCGACGAGACGCACCGGGGCAGGGCTGAGGGAGGCCAACTGTTCCTTGAGTTGGTGCAGTCGCTTTCGCGACGAGAGCACCACCACCACGCTGCTGCCCACGGAGTCACGCTTCAGACCAGCCGATTCTCCATGGTGCGGCCTGCCGTTGTGGCGGCTTCAAGGTCCCTCTCTACACTTCACCTCCGGCCGCTCCACCCCGCCGGGTCATGACGAAGGTTCTGGTATCCGATCCCATCGATCAAACAGGGATCGACATCCTCTCTCAGGTGGCCCAGGTGGATGTCCGAACGGGCCTGCCGCCTGAAGAGCTGAAGTCGATCATTGGCGACTACGACGCCTTGATGATTCGTTCGGGCACCACGGTGACCGCGGACATCATCGAGGCCGCCTCCAAGCTGCGGATCATTGGCCGGGCCGGTGTGGGGGTCGACAACGTCGATGTCCCGGCGGCCACCAAGCGCGGCGTGATCGTCGTGAACTCGCCCGAGGGCAACACCATTGCGGCTGCCGAGCATGCCCTGGCCCTGATGCTCTCGCTCTCCCGGCACGTGCCCCACGCCCACGGCAGCACCATGGCTGGTGGCTGGGACCGCAAGAAGTACGTCGGAAACGAGCTCTATAAGAAAAAGCTGGGCGTGGTTGGCCTGGGCAAGATCGGCTCCCACGTTGCCCGGGTCGCCAAGGCGATGGGGATGGACGTGATGGCCTACGACCCCTTCGTCTCGGCGGAGCGGGCCCAGCAGATGCAGGTGCGTCTGCAGGAGCTGCCGGCCCTGTTCGCTGAAGCCGATTACGTCAGCCTCCACCTGCCCCGCACTCCGGACACCGAAAACCTGGTGAATGCGGAACTGCTGCGGACGATGAAGCCCACCGCTCGCATCGTGAACTGCGCCCGGGGCGGAATCATCGATGAAGCGGCCCTGGCTGAGGCGGTCGAGAACGGCGTCATCGCCGGTGCAGCACTGGACGTCTACGCCAAGGAGCCCCTGGCCGCCGATAGCCCCCTGCGCAAGGTGAGCGAGCGGCTGATCCTGACCCCCCACCTGGGGGCATCCACCGAAGAGGCCCAGGAGAACGTGGCAGTGGATGTGGCGGAGCAGATCCGCGATGTCCTGCTCGGTCTTCCCGCCCGCAGTGCCGTGAACATCCCCGGCTTGAACGCCGAGGTGATGGAGCGCCTGAAGCCCCACCTGCAGCTGGCCGAGATTTTGGGTCAGCTGGTGAGTCAGCTGGCCGGCGGCCAGATCAGTGAGTTGGAGGTGCGTCTCCAGGGCGAATTCGCCAATCACCCCGCCCAGCCCCTGGTGATTGCCTCCCAGAAGGGCCTGCTCTCCACCGCCCTGGGGGATTCGATCAACTTTGTGAATGCCGGCCTGGAGGCCAAGGAGCGCGGCATCCACGTGGTCGAGGTCAAAGATGACGCCGCCCGCGACTTTGCCGGTGGTTCTCTGCAGCTC encodes:
- the serA gene encoding phosphoglycerate dehydrogenase; the protein is MTKVLVSDPIDQTGIDILSQVAQVDVRTGLPPEELKSIIGDYDALMIRSGTTVTADIIEAASKLRIIGRAGVGVDNVDVPAATKRGVIVVNSPEGNTIAAAEHALALMLSLSRHVPHAHGSTMAGGWDRKKYVGNELYKKKLGVVGLGKIGSHVARVAKAMGMDVMAYDPFVSAERAQQMQVRLQELPALFAEADYVSLHLPRTPDTENLVNAELLRTMKPTARIVNCARGGIIDEAALAEAVENGVIAGAALDVYAKEPLAADSPLRKVSERLILTPHLGASTEEAQENVAVDVAEQIRDVLLGLPARSAVNIPGLNAEVMERLKPHLQLAEILGQLVSQLAGGQISELEVRLQGEFANHPAQPLVIASQKGLLSTALGDSINFVNAGLEAKERGIHVVEVKDDAARDFAGGSLQLTAKGANGSHVVTGAVFADGELRVTTIDEFPVSVTPSKHMLFTRHRDMPGIIGHIGSVLGEHNVNIASMQVGRRIVRGDAVMVLSLDDPLPADLLAGIHAIEGIQQAHPVTL